The nucleotide window CGATGATCTTCGCCGCCGGGCGCGGCGATCGCATGCGCCCGCTCACCGACACCACGCCAAAGCCGTTGCTGCCGGTGGCCGGCAAGCCGCTGATCGTCTGGCAGATCGAAGCCCTCGCGCGGGCGGGTTACACCGACATCGTCATCAACCATGCCTGGCTGGGCGCACAGATCGAAGCCGCGCTCGGCGACGGCAGCCGCTTCGGCGTACGCCTCACCTACTCGGCCGAGGGGGAAGCCCTCGAGACGGCGGGCGGCATCGTTCAGGCGCGCCCGTCTCTCGAAGGCGCGGGCAACGTGTTCCTGGCCATCGCGGGCGACCTGTTCACCGATTTCGATTTCGCTACGCTGCGCGCGCCTGCGGCACGTCTGGCCGCGCAGGCGCAGCCCGGCATGCATCTGGTGATGGTGCCGAACCCGCCGTTTCATCCGGCGGGTGACTTCGCGCTCGACGCCGCACATCGGCTGCATCTGCGCGAGAACGCCCCGCCCGGCGCCGTACCGCTCACCTTCGGCAGCATCGCGCTATACGACCTGCGTCTGTTCGACGGCATTGCCCCGGGCACACGCATGGCACTCACGCCGCTGTACCAACGCACGATTGCCGACGCCCGCGCCACGGGCGAGCGTTTTGACGGCGAGTGGGAAAACGTCGGCACGCCGGCGCAGTTGGCTGCACTGAACGACACCGTTAGCGCCCGATAGCAATCGGAAGCATCCGAGAGCATTCGGCAGCGCTGAACCCCCGGCAGTAGAATCGCCTCAATACGACAAGAATGGAGCCCGCGATGACCGATTCCCCTTACCGCGCCCGCCGTGCGCGTGCCATCGAGCAAATGCGTCAGGCTGGCGGCGGTCTCGCCATCGTGCCGACCGCGCCGGAAGTGGCACGCAACCGCGACAGCGACTATCCCTATCGTCACGACAGCTACTTCTATTACCTCTCGGGCTTCACCGAGCCCGAGGCGGTCGTGGTACTCGATAGCCGCAACGGCCAGTCGATTCTGTTCTGCCGCGCAAAGAACGAAGAACGCGAGATCTGGGACGGCTATCGCTATGGCCCGGAAGCCGCGCGCGAAACGTTCGGCTTCGACGCCGCCTATCCGATCGATGAAATCGACACGCGTCTGCCGCAGTTGATGGCCGATACTCCGGCGCTCTTCTATGCGCTGGGTGCCTCTGCGCAGCAGGACCGTCAGGTGCGCCATTGGCTGAACACCGTGCGTGCGCAGAGCCGCACCGGCGTGTCGGCACCGGCCGCAGCCCATGACATCCGCGCGATTCTCGACGAGATGCGCCTGATTAAAGACGCCCACGAGATCGACATCATGGCGCGCGCGGGCAAGATCTCGGCCGATGCCCATGTGCGCGCGATGAAGACGTCGCGCCCGGGGCTGCGCGAATATCACCTCGAAGCCGAGCTGCTTTACGAATTCCGTCGCAATGGCTCACAGTTTCCGGCGTATGGCTCCATCGTGGCTGCCGGTGCCAACACGACCGTGCTGCACTACCGCGCCGGTGACACCGAGCTGCGCGACGGCGATCTGTGCCTGATCGACGCCGCCTGCGAGCTCGACGGCTACGCCTCGGACATCACGCGCACGTTCCCGGTGAACGGGCGCTTCACGCCCGCACAGCGCGAACTCTACGACATCGTGCTCGCCTCGCAGCAGGCCGCCATCGACGCCACCCGCGCCGGTGTCGCCTTCGACGCGCCCCACAACGCCGCCGTGCGCGTGCTTGCGCAGGGCATGCTCGACACCGGGCTGCTCAAGCGTGACACGGCCGGCAGCGTCGACGACGTGATCGCCGACAAGTCGTTTAGCCGCTTCTACATGCACCGCACCGGCCACTGGATCGGCATGGACGTGCATGACTGCGGCGAATATCGCGAAGACGGACCGAACGGCGAGCGGCCGTGGCGCACGCTCGCGGCGAACATGGTCACCACCATCGAGCCGGGCATTTATGTACGCCCTGCACCGGACATCGACGAGCGTTACTGGAACATCGGTATCCGCATCGAAGACGACGCGGTTGTCACGGCGACCGGCTGCACGCTGCTCACCCGCGACGTGCCCGTCGACGCCGACGAGATCGAAGCGCTCATGCGCGGTTGATGGGCGAGCCTGCGTTCTGATATGACGACGACGGACATGACTCCTGAGCCGATTCCCCGGCGTTTCGACGTCGCCATCGTCGGTGCCGGCCCGGTCGGCACGGCGCTGGCGCTGTTGCTCGCCCAGCGCGCGCCGCAAATGCGCGTGGCGCTCATCGACGCGCGCGGGCCGCAGGCAGGCTATGACGACCCTCGTGCGTTGGCCCTCTCGCACGGCAGCCGTGAGATTCTGGCGCGCGCCGGGGCGTGGCCGCACCCGGCGCATGCAGTCCATGCTGCCCACGCCTCGTCCGCCCGCGCCAATACCGGCCTCGCCACCACGCCGATTCAGCATATTCACGTATCGCAGGCGCGCCGCTTCGGCAGCACCGAGATCGATTTTCGCGAGCATGGTGTGCCGGCGCTGGGCTACGTGGTGCGGTACGGCGCGCTCATGCGCGCGCTCGACAACGCCATGTCGCAAGTGCCCACGCGAGTCGAGCACTCGCCGCAGGCACCGCTCTCTTTAGGAGCAACAGGAGCATCGGGAGAACTTGCCCCGGGGCTGCATCACTTCCGCCCGTATCAGGCCATCGCCCTGCGTCAGGACGCGCAACAGGTCACGATCACGCTCGGCACCACCGCCGACGATCATGCCGAGACGTTGCACGCCACGCTGGCCGTCAATGCCGAAGGCGGGCTGTTCGAAAGCCAGACCTCCCGTCCCCGCGCACGGGATTACGGCCAGACGGCGCTCGTCGGTTTTGTCACCTGCGAACGCCCGCGGGCGGGCTGGGCGTGGGAGCGCTTCACAGCCGACGGGCCGTTGGCGCTGCTGCCGCAGGACCACGGCTACGCTTTGGTGTGGTGCTGCTCGCACGACGAGGCCAAGCGCCGCCGCAACATGGACGACGCCAGCTTCCTCGCCGAACTGCACGCCGCATTCGGCGACCGCATGGGCCGTTTCACGACGATCAGCGGCCGGGCGGGCTTCCCGCTGGGCCTGAACGCGCTGGGACAGGTGGTCGACGGGCGGGTCGCCGCCATCGGCAACGCGGCGCAGACACTGCATCCCGTGGCCGGCCAAGGCCTCAATCTGGGCCTGCGTGACGCGTTCGACCTGGCCGACACGCTGGTGCACCACATGCGCGGGACTCACGAGGCGCGCGGCTCGAACACGACGGCACCCCACGCCAGCGCTGCCAACGCCACAGGCACCGGCACCGGCAGCACATCAGGCATCCCCGGCCCGGCGGCCCTCGCCGCCTTCGCCCGGCGCCGCCGTGCCGACCGTGGCATGACCATCCGCATTACCGACCTGCTGCCACGCGTTTTCGGCATCGAAGCCGCGCCCGTGGCCGTGCTGCGGGGCATGGCACTCGCCAGTCTCGACCTCGTGCCGCCGCTCAAGACGGCCTTCGCCCGCCAGATGATGTTCGGGCAACGCGGGTGAGCGTGCACATTTTTTAGGCGACGGGGACCGGTTTTCGCAGTAAAATGCTCGTTTTTTCCCGGCGACTCCCTGCATCGTGCGTATCGGCCCCCACGAACTCCGCAATAACCTCTTCGTCGCGCCCATGGCTGGCGTGACGGACCGGCCATTCCGCCAGCTGTGCAAACGGCTGGGGGCAGGTTATGCCGTCTCGGAGATGGTGGCCTCGAACGCTCAGCTCTGGAAGAGCGAGAAAACCATGCGCCGCGCGAACCACGCGGGCGAGGTGGCACCGATTTCCGTGCAGATCGCCGGAGCCGACCCGGCCATGATGGCCGAGGCCGCGCGCTACAACGTCGAGAACGGCGCCCAGATCATCGACATCAACATGGGCTGCCCGGCCAAGAAGGTCTGCAACGTCGCCGCAGGTTCGGCCCTGTTGCAGAACGAACCGCTGGTCGCACGCATCGTGTCGGCCGTGGTCGGTGCCGTGGGCGACGTGGTGCCCGTGACGCTGAAGATCCGCACGGGCTGGGACCGCGACCACAAGAACGCACTCACGGTGGCGCGTATCGCCGAAGAGTGCGGCATCAGCATGCTGACCGTGCACGGGCGCACGCGCGCCGATCTGTATCACGGCGATGCCGAGTACGAGACGATTGCCGCGGTGAAGGCCGCTGCGCGCATCCCGATCGTCGCCAATGGCGACATCGCCTCGGCACAGAAAGCCAAACACGTACTGGATGTCACGGGGGCGGACGCCATCATGATCGGCCGCGCCGCACAAGGCCGGCCGTGGCTGTTCCGCGACATCGAGCTGTTTCTCACGACGGGCGAGATTGCCTTAGCGCCGCGCGTCGATGAGATTCAGCAAATCATGAACGAACACCTCGAAGACCATTACGAGTTCTACGGGGAGTTCACCGGGGTGCGAACGGCGCGCAAGCATATTGCGTGGTATTCGCGCGGGCTGCCGGGGGCGGCCACGTTCCGCCAGCGTATGAACACGCTGGACAGCACGCAAGACCAGTTGGCTGCGGTCAACGAATTTTTCGAACAGCAGAAGGCGCACTCGGACCGTCTCTGCTATGAACAAGAATCGCCGAGGGAGCTATTAGCCGCATGAGCAAAACAAACATAGAACAATGCGTACGCGACAGTCTGGATTCGTATTTCCGTGATCTGGACGGCGCCGTACCACACGATGTCTACGATATGGTTGTCACCGTCGTTGAAAAGCCGTTGCTCGAATTCGTGCTGGGCAAGGCCGATGGAAATCAGTCGCTCGCCGCAGAATATCTGGGGATCAACCGCAACACGCTGCGCAAGAAGTTGCAGCAGCACGGCCTGCTCTAGTCGCCCGTGGCGACGGGTGGCGGCGCGGGTGTCAACGATGCGAGCGCGCTACCTGTTTTGCCCCGCCAGGGGGCGCGCGTGCAAGGCTGAGGTCAGCCCCAACGTTTCTGCCCGCCCTATTTGTCCGTTTTTGCCGCTTCATTTGCCGCCTCACTACCGTCCGTCATGATCAAGCAAGCTCTCATCTCCGTCTCCGACAAGACCGGCATCGTCGACTTCGCCAAGTCGCTCGCTGCACAGGGCGTGTCGATTCTCTCCACTGGCGGCACCGCCAAGCTGTTGGCCGAAGCTGGCCTCAAGGTGACCGAAGTGGCCGACTACACCGGCTTTCCGGAAATGCTCGATGGGCGCGTGAAGACTCTGCACCCCAAAGTGCACGGCGGCATTCTGGCGCGACGCGACCTGCCCGAACACATGGCTGCGCTCGACCAGCACGGCATCCCGACGATCGACCTGCTCGTGGTGAACCTGTACCCGTTCGTGCAGACGATTGCCAAGGATGACTGCTCGCTCGAAGACGCCATCGAGAACATCGACATCGGTGGCCCGACGATGCTGCGCTCGGCCGCAAAGAACCATCGCGACGTGACCGTCGTGGTCGACCCGGCCGACTACGCCGTGGTGCTCGACGAGATGAAGGCCAATAACAACACCGTGGGTTACACCACGAACTTCCGTCTCGCGACGAAGGTGTTTGCGCATACGGCCCAGTACGACGGCGCCATCACCAACTACCTGACGAGCCTCGGTGAGTCACTGCGTCACAGCGAGCGCACCGCCTACCCGGCCACGCTCAACCTGGCGTACACGAAGGTGCAGGACATGCGTTACGGCGAGAACCCGCACCAGAGCGCGGCGTTCTATCGCGATATCACCACGCCGGAAGGCTCGCTCGCGAACTATCGCCAGTTGCAAGGCAAGGAACTGTCGTACAACAACATCGCCGACGCGGACGCCGCGTGGGAATGCGTGAAGACGTTCGACGCCCCGGCCTGCGTGATCATCAAGCACGCCAACCCGTGCGGCGTGGCCGTGGCGGCAACGCCGGCCGACGCTTACGCAAAGGCATTCCAGACCGACCCGACGTCGGCTTTCGGCGGCATCATCGCGTTCAACCGTGAAGTCGACGAGACCGCAGCACAGGCCGTGGCCAAGCAATTCGTGGAAGTGCTGCTGGCCCCGTCGTTCACGGAAGGCGCCAAGCAAGTGTTCGCTGCGAAGCAGAACGTGCGTTTGCTCGAAGTGCCGCTGGGCAACGGCGTGAATCAGTACGACTTCAAGCGTGTGGGTGGCGGTCTGCTGGTGCAGTCGCCGGACGCGAAGAACGTGGCACCGCATGAACTGCGCGTGGTGACCAAGCGTCATCCGACGCCGAAGGAAATGGAAGACCTGCTGTTCGCGTGGCGCGTGGCGAAGTACGTGAAGTCGAACGCCATCGTGTTCTGCGCCGGCGGCATGACGCTGGGTGTGGGCGCGGGCCAGATGAGCCGCGTGGACTCGGCACGTATTGCGAGCATCAAGGCGCAAAACGCCGGTCTGTCGCTGAACGGTTCGGCCGTGGCGTCGGACGCATTCTTCCCGTTCCGTGATGGTCTGGACGTGGTGGTCGATGCTGGCGCCACCTGCGTGATTCATCCGGGGGGTTCGATGCGCGACGACGAAGTGATCGCCGCTGCCGACGAGCGCAATGTCGCCATGCTGATGACGGGCACGCGTCACTTCCGTCACTGATCTGTCGCGATTCGCGATTTGTGACTCGGGGTCTCGTGCCCCGGCTCGCGAAAATCGCAAAGAAAAAGGCCGCTTCGGGTGATTCCCGAAGCGGCCTTTTTCGTTTTGCAGCCGGGGGCTGCTGCCCCCGTTCGCTTATTGAAAGAACGGTGCGGCGGTCGAGAGCATGATCAGACCTTGGAAGGCGTATTCGGCGGCGAGCATGAGTGCGGGCATGGTGTTTCTCCTTGATTCTGGCTTTGCGCGGTGTTGCGTGAGCCGGTGAATGAAGTATCGTCGCTGCGCCCTTTTGCCGAAACTGTGATTAATACAACTCACATGCGTGTCGCCCACCGAGTCAGACGCGCGCCCGATGCTGTGCCTGGCACCGGGCGCGTCCGACACTTCCCGCACCGCTGTCCCCCCGGATCAGCCGTGCGTTACGAGGCGGTGACGGTGCCGCCTCAGAAGTAGTGCGCGAGGCCGAGCGCTACGCCGACCTGATTGCTGCCCGGCACGATGCTCAACCCATATCCGGTCACGCCGAGATTCGAGTTGTTCTGATTGCGCGAAAAGCCGACTTCCGCGAAGAGTTGCGTGCGCTTGGACAGCAGATACGCCGCATTCGCCGCGAGCAAATATGGGTGCTGATTAGCCGACGAGATGTCGTTGTAGTAAATCGCCCCGGAGAGAATGACCTCCGTCACCGGGCGGTATTGCAGACCCGCGTAGTACAGCGCATTGCGCCCCGCGACTCCCGGCACATTGCTCAGATACCACTGATACCCGACATACGGTTTGACGTTACCGACGGCGTAACTCGCCCCCGCGGCCACGCGCTGTGACGTGGCACCCTGCGTCGCAACGGATGTGCCCTGCTGTTGGTCATACACGAGCGAGACGTTGAGCGGACCGTTGGCATAACCCACCGACACGCTGTACTCCTTGCCCACACGCCACTCGCCCGGCACCTGCGCACCGTTGGCAATGGTCGCGTCGTAACCGGTCGAGAAAAGGCCGGCGATCTTGAAGCCGTTGAAATTGCCCGCGTATTTGATCGAGTTGTCGGCACGGCCCGCAAACTGCGCATCCATCGCAGGCAGCGAGTAGCTGTAGTACGACAGCGGATCGAGTTCGAGGAACGCGTCGTAGATCAGGTTCTTCTGGCGGCCGATCGTCAGTGCGCCCCATTCGTTCTGAAGCCCCACCCAAGCCTGCCGGCCAAACATGCGCCCGCCTTGCTGCAACTGCCCGGAGTCGAGGTTGATACCCGCTTCGAGTTGCATGATGGCCTTGAGGCCGCCGCCCAGATCTTCCGATCCTTTGAAGCCGAACCGGTTCGGCGCCTGCGAGCCGTTGCTCACGCGAAAGAGTGACGACTTGTTGCCGTTCGCGCCGGTGCCCGCGTTAGTGAGGTATTCCAGACTGTTGTCCAAAATGCCGTAAATCTGCAAACCATCCGCCTTGGCGCAGCCCGCCGCGACGGTGAGTGCCATTGCCATCCAGACTTTGTGTTTCATGACATTCCCTAATTTTTATATTGGATTCCAAACAACCTGTCCGTCAGGCACGACAAAACCGGCATGCCCTCGTTCCTTGTGAGAACGCGATGAGCGACTACCGAGGGGGGAGGTGATTCAGCAGAACAAGAAGGCGTCACACGGCGCGTGGTGTCGCCGAGCGTGCCGTTGCGAAGCGCGGTGATCTCCGCAAGAATGGCCAGTGCAATCTCCGGGGGGGTTCTTGCGCCGAGGTGCAGGCCGACCGGGCCGTACAGCCGGTCAATCTGCGAAGGCGTCAGGTCGAACATGGCGAGGCGCTCGCGACGTGAGGACTGGTTCCGGTGTGAACCGATGGCGCCGACATAAAACGCGTCGGATTTGAGCGCTTCGAGCAACGCCATGTCGTCGAGCTTCGGGTCGTGGGTGAGCGCCACGATGGCGGTGTTGCCGTCGGGACGCAAACGCACGATGAGGTCATCGGGCATTTCGTGCACACGCATGACGTGTGGCGTCGGCGTGTGGTGTGCGCCGCCACCGCCATCG belongs to Pandoraea norimbergensis and includes:
- the murU gene encoding N-acetylmuramate alpha-1-phosphate uridylyltransferase MurU, producing the protein MAGPLSATPAPMPLKAMIFAAGRGDRMRPLTDTTPKPLLPVAGKPLIVWQIEALARAGYTDIVINHAWLGAQIEAALGDGSRFGVRLTYSAEGEALETAGGIVQARPSLEGAGNVFLAIAGDLFTDFDFATLRAPAARLAAQAQPGMHLVMVPNPPFHPAGDFALDAAHRLHLRENAPPGAVPLTFGSIALYDLRLFDGIAPGTRMALTPLYQRTIADARATGERFDGEWENVGTPAQLAALNDTVSAR
- a CDS encoding aminopeptidase P N-terminal domain-containing protein, with protein sequence MTDSPYRARRARAIEQMRQAGGGLAIVPTAPEVARNRDSDYPYRHDSYFYYLSGFTEPEAVVVLDSRNGQSILFCRAKNEEREIWDGYRYGPEAARETFGFDAAYPIDEIDTRLPQLMADTPALFYALGASAQQDRQVRHWLNTVRAQSRTGVSAPAAAHDIRAILDEMRLIKDAHEIDIMARAGKISADAHVRAMKTSRPGLREYHLEAELLYEFRRNGSQFPAYGSIVAAGANTTVLHYRAGDTELRDGDLCLIDAACELDGYASDITRTFPVNGRFTPAQRELYDIVLASQQAAIDATRAGVAFDAPHNAAVRVLAQGMLDTGLLKRDTAGSVDDVIADKSFSRFYMHRTGHWIGMDVHDCGEYREDGPNGERPWRTLAANMVTTIEPGIYVRPAPDIDERYWNIGIRIEDDAVVTATGCTLLTRDVPVDADEIEALMRG
- a CDS encoding FAD-dependent monooxygenase, giving the protein MTPEPIPRRFDVAIVGAGPVGTALALLLAQRAPQMRVALIDARGPQAGYDDPRALALSHGSREILARAGAWPHPAHAVHAAHASSARANTGLATTPIQHIHVSQARRFGSTEIDFREHGVPALGYVVRYGALMRALDNAMSQVPTRVEHSPQAPLSLGATGASGELAPGLHHFRPYQAIALRQDAQQVTITLGTTADDHAETLHATLAVNAEGGLFESQTSRPRARDYGQTALVGFVTCERPRAGWAWERFTADGPLALLPQDHGYALVWCCSHDEAKRRRNMDDASFLAELHAAFGDRMGRFTTISGRAGFPLGLNALGQVVDGRVAAIGNAAQTLHPVAGQGLNLGLRDAFDLADTLVHHMRGTHEARGSNTTAPHASAANATGTGTGSTSGIPGPAALAAFARRRRADRGMTIRITDLLPRVFGIEAAPVAVLRGMALASLDLVPPLKTAFARQMMFGQRG
- the dusB gene encoding tRNA dihydrouridine synthase DusB, producing the protein MRIGPHELRNNLFVAPMAGVTDRPFRQLCKRLGAGYAVSEMVASNAQLWKSEKTMRRANHAGEVAPISVQIAGADPAMMAEAARYNVENGAQIIDINMGCPAKKVCNVAAGSALLQNEPLVARIVSAVVGAVGDVVPVTLKIRTGWDRDHKNALTVARIAEECGISMLTVHGRTRADLYHGDAEYETIAAVKAAARIPIVANGDIASAQKAKHVLDVTGADAIMIGRAAQGRPWLFRDIELFLTTGEIALAPRVDEIQQIMNEHLEDHYEFYGEFTGVRTARKHIAWYSRGLPGAATFRQRMNTLDSTQDQLAAVNEFFEQQKAHSDRLCYEQESPRELLAA
- a CDS encoding Fis family transcriptional regulator, with protein sequence MSKTNIEQCVRDSLDSYFRDLDGAVPHDVYDMVVTVVEKPLLEFVLGKADGNQSLAAEYLGINRNTLRKKLQQHGLL
- the purH gene encoding bifunctional phosphoribosylaminoimidazolecarboxamide formyltransferase/IMP cyclohydrolase, with amino-acid sequence MIKQALISVSDKTGIVDFAKSLAAQGVSILSTGGTAKLLAEAGLKVTEVADYTGFPEMLDGRVKTLHPKVHGGILARRDLPEHMAALDQHGIPTIDLLVVNLYPFVQTIAKDDCSLEDAIENIDIGGPTMLRSAAKNHRDVTVVVDPADYAVVLDEMKANNNTVGYTTNFRLATKVFAHTAQYDGAITNYLTSLGESLRHSERTAYPATLNLAYTKVQDMRYGENPHQSAAFYRDITTPEGSLANYRQLQGKELSYNNIADADAAWECVKTFDAPACVIIKHANPCGVAVAATPADAYAKAFQTDPTSAFGGIIAFNREVDETAAQAVAKQFVEVLLAPSFTEGAKQVFAAKQNVRLLEVPLGNGVNQYDFKRVGGGLLVQSPDAKNVAPHELRVVTKRHPTPKEMEDLLFAWRVAKYVKSNAIVFCAGGMTLGVGAGQMSRVDSARIASIKAQNAGLSLNGSAVASDAFFPFRDGLDVVVDAGATCVIHPGGSMRDDEVIAAADERNVAMLMTGTRHFRH
- a CDS encoding porin, encoding MKHKVWMAMALTVAAGCAKADGLQIYGILDNSLEYLTNAGTGANGNKSSLFRVSNGSQAPNRFGFKGSEDLGGGLKAIMQLEAGINLDSGQLQQGGRMFGRQAWVGLQNEWGALTIGRQKNLIYDAFLELDPLSYYSYSLPAMDAQFAGRADNSIKYAGNFNGFKIAGLFSTGYDATIANGAQVPGEWRVGKEYSVSVGYANGPLNVSLVYDQQQGTSVATQGATSQRVAAGASYAVGNVKPYVGYQWYLSNVPGVAGRNALYYAGLQYRPVTEVILSGAIYYNDISSANQHPYLLAANAAYLLSKRTQLFAEVGFSRNQNNSNLGVTGYGLSIVPGSNQVGVALGLAHYF